A genomic window from Quercus lobata isolate SW786 chromosome 10, ValleyOak3.0 Primary Assembly, whole genome shotgun sequence includes:
- the LOC115963527 gene encoding uncharacterized protein LOC115963527 isoform X2: protein MAIVTGDRYQEKLVKFVESEVGPLLDGTVVLKVNPTGLHYVQSRLEALRELEGLLAGAPVDYLRAYVSDLGDHRSLEQLRRILRLLPSLKVVSVLPPPSRDPMPLSLLPFGRLRVLELRGCDLSTSAARGLLELRHTLEKIICHNSTDALRHVFASRIAEIKDSPQWNRLSFVSCACNGLVLMDESLQLLPVVETLDLSRNKFAKVDNLRKCAKLKHLDLGFNHLRSISYFTEVSCHIVKLVLRNNALTSLQGIENLKSLEGLDVSYNIISSFSEIEFLTDLPSLRSLWLEGNPLCCARWYRAQVFSFYMYPEKLKLDDKNISTREFWKRQIIIASRQKRPASFGFYSPAKVDAKEEGNINPKRRKVSRLASIGSEEESTGVYSDQESVSCDIDIQSRTDTVISEDEAEIVDLMNRVELMKKERSVLWLREFKEWMDHASETSVDRGKDIGASLHNEKENYMKKRSSKKYLGESSRYVSDSVQASGDESSTNILESDNSFADTSTGLPANPYFSQIGLLGISGGDSLVGLGRMDTNKEHLKTYSHEGINIISPQARISHPDTSIQGGHGVIENLSVSPLSAIDDISESHSTIACPGSPPHYQEDILHRRHNLVEEIMQLSAESYSVASSDSNTSCSDDDSCESIPEFDKSTNDNYLNRIVKENSSPNDFEDKDCDQRHEIFHVRENGKDFPAVALDDEIAHFVNQEADFLETRKGKRKMKKRIISLVAENNVVGKTEPSHESNANLDFLRADMEPEQGKQISCQSELQEVIHKEQMWTNRNRAPPIDASSFSGSRCSSTGGNDFIENYFNINVADSSIHETCRQYLHCDCVLEPESKYKERCGKVVLLLSSENKFYVLLIGVTGSIISLLGCHKVEDIREVSVGLGLQVVRVYIDRGSAYVFITRSIQKSSQLLSTLKVFDPHEANDSCSLRSLEQVQVELFEKQVYGGLKVSIFQYSMVLFWHNNNEEDSWHSRSLFVIGDNLLLCIEDLVQFSSLSMDSSLPPYFSVDSYCSIVDISEMVIETRESWCVTIALKCTASVFCSSAKADKKVAAINDEKTASSPVTWMIRWFSEDSLFQFVALVKAIHAGTSMFPLLVKCIS from the exons ATGGCGATCGTCACCGGCGATCGGTACCAAGAAAAGCTGGTGAAGTTCGTTGAAAGCGAAGTCGGTCCGTTACTCGATGGCACCGTGGTCCTCAAAGTGAACCCCACGGGCTTGCACTACGTGCAGTCACGGCTCGAGGCGCTGAGAGAGCTCGAAGGCTTGCTCGCCGGCGCGCCGGTGGACTATCTCCGCGCCTACGTGTCGGACCTCGGCGACCACCGCTCGCTCGAGCAGCTCCGGAGGATTTTGAGGCTTCTGCCGTCGTTGAAGGTGGTTTCGGTGTTGCCTCCGCCTTCGCGAGATCCTATGCCGCTCTCGTTGTTGCCGTTTGGGAGGCTCAGGGTTTTGGAGCTCAGAGGATGCGATTTGTCCACGTCAGCAGCTAGAGGATTGTTGGAGCTTCGGCACACCTTGGAGAAGATCATTTGCCACAATTCTACT GATGCTCTACGGCATGTTTTCGCGAGTAGAATTGCTGAGATAAAGGACTCTCCGCAATGGAACCGGTTGTCATTTGTTTCTTGTGCGTGTAATGGCTTGGTTCTCATGGATGAGTCTTTGCAACTTCTTCCTGTTGTGGAAACACTTGATCTTAGTCGCAACAAGTTTGCAAAAGTGGATAATCTTCGCAAGTGTGCCAAATTGAAGCACTTGGATCTTGGTTTTAATCACCTAAGATCGATTTCATACTTCACCGAG GTATCATGTCATATTGTTAAACTTGTTTTGAGGAACAATGCTCTAACTTCATTGCAAGGGATTGAGAATTTGAAGTCACTTGAAGGACTTGATGTTTCCTACAATATAATTTCTAGTTTTTCAGAGATAGAGTTCCTAACAGACCTTCCATCTCTACGAAGCTTATGGTTGGAAGGAAATCCATTGTGCTGTGCCCGATGGTATAGAGCACAAGTATTCAGCTTTTACATGTATCCAGAAAAA TTGAAGTTAGATGACAAGAATATTAGCACCAGAGAGTTCTGGAAACGGCAAATTATTATTGCCAGCAGGCAAAAGCGACCTGCCAGCTTTGGATTTTATTCTCCTGCAAAAGTTGATGCTAAAGAAGAGGGGAATATTAACCCAAAAAGG AGAAAGGTGTCTCGTCTTGCTTCTATTGGGAGCGAAGAAGAGAGCACAGGTGTATATTCTGACCAAGAGTCTGTATCATGTGACATTGACATTCAAAGCAGGACAGATACTGTCATCTCTGAAGATGAAGCTGAAATAGTTGATTTGATGAATAGAGTTGAACTCATGAAGAAAGAGCGCTCTGTTCTTTGGTTGCGTGAGTTTAAGGAGTGGATGGATCATGCTTCTGAGACCTCTGTGGACAGAGGTAAAGATATTGGGGCATCAttgcataatgaaaaagaaaattatatgaaaaaaaggTCAAGCAAAAAATATCTTGGTGAAAGTTCAAGATATGTCTCAGATTCTGTTCAGGCTTCTGGAGATGAGAGTAGTACAAATATTTTAGAATCTGATAATTCCTTTGCAGATACATCTACTGGTTTGCCTGCCAATCCATACTTTAGCCAAATTGGTTTATTGGGGATTAGTGGCGGGGATTCTCTAGTTGGCTTGGGAAGAATGGATACAAACAAGGAGCATCTAAAAACATATTCACATGAAGGGATTAATATTATTTCTCCACAAGCTAGAATTTCCCACCCTGATACCAGCATCCAAGGAGGTCATGGTGTGATTGAAAATCTCAGCGTATCACCATTATCAGCCATTGATGATATATCGGAGTCTCATTCAACCATTGCTTGCCCTGGATCACCCCCTCATTATCAAGAGGACATTCTTCATCGTCGTCACAACTTAGTTGAAGAAATTATGCAGCTATCTGCAGAGTCCTATTCAGTGGCATCATCTGATAGTAATACCAGCTGTAGTGATGATGATTCGTGTGAATCAATACCAGAATTTGATAAGTCTACGAATGATAATTATCTGAATAGGATTGTTAAAGAAAACTCATCTCCAAATGATTTCGAGGATAAGGATTGTGATCAAAGACATGAAATTTTCCATGTGAGAGAAAATGGCAAAGATTTTCCTGCTGTTGCTCTTGATGATGAAATTGCTCATTTTGTCAACCAAGAGGCAGATTTTTTGGAGacgagaaaaggaaaaaggaaaatgaagaaaagaattatTTCACTAGTAGCAGAGAATAATGTGGTTGGCAAAACAGAACCATCTCATGAATCAAATGCAAATCTGGATTTTCTTAGAGCTGATATGGAACCTGAGCAAGGGAAACAAATTTCATGTCAGAGTGAACTTCAGGAAGTTATTCATAAGGAACAGATGTGGACAAACAGAAACAGAGCCCCTCCAATTGATGCTAGTAGTTTTTCTGGATCTAGGTGCTCATCAACAGGTGGTAATGATTTTATTGAGAACTATTTCAATATAAATGTTGCGGATTCCAGCATTCATGAGACTTGTCGGCAGTATTTGCATTGTGATTGTGTACTTGAGCCAGAATCCAAATATAAAGAAAG ATGCGGAAAAGTGGTTCTGTTACTGAGCAGTGAAAACAAGTTTTATGTGCTGCTTATTGGAGTCACAG GATCTATTATTAGCTTATTAGGTTGCCATAAAGTTGAAGATATCAGAGAGGTGTCAGTAGGATTAGGACTTCAGGTTGTGAG GGTGTACATTGACAGAGGATCAGCATACGTGTTTATTACTAGAAGCATTCAGAAGTCAAGTCAATTACTTAGTACCTTGAAAGTTTTTGATCCACATGAGGCAAATGACAGTTGTTCTTTAAGAAG TTTGGAGCAGGTTCAGGTTGAATTGTTTGAGAAACAAGTATATGGAGGTTTGAAAGTGAGCATATTCCAATATTCTATGGTGCTATTCTGGCACAACAACAATGAAG AGGATTCATGGCATTCAAGATCATTGTTTGTCATTGGAGACAATCTGCTTCTTTGTATTGAGGACCTTGTGCAGTTCAGCTCCCTTTCAATGGATTCATCTTTGCCTCCATATTTCTCAGTTGATTCATATTGCTCCATCGTTGACATATCTGAGATG GTCATTGAGACTAGAGAGAGTTGGTGTGTGACCATAGCTTTGAAATGTACAGCATCAGTATTCTGCTCCTCTGCCAAAGCTGACAAGAAGGTTGCAGCAATCAATGATGAAAAAACAGCTTCAAGCCCTGTAACATGGATGATCAGGTGGTTCTCTGAAGACAGTCTGTTCCAGTTCGTGGCATTGGTGAAGGCAATCCATGCAGGAACATCCATGTTTCCTTTGCTTGTGAAATGTATATCTTga